The Leadbettera azotonutricia ZAS-9 genome has a window encoding:
- a CDS encoding Fur family transcriptional regulator codes for MILGSRKHSKKRDAILGLIRATETHPGAQWVYDQLKPSIPDLSLGTVYRNIAIFKEEGLVESVGVVSGEERFDADTSPHPHAVCKKCGKVTDLSEEVQAELIRNFSVNIPGFSIDKRNTVFYGICMECNEETAALGR; via the coding sequence TTGATTTTAGGATCAAGAAAGCACAGCAAGAAGCGGGATGCCATACTCGGGCTGATACGCGCCACAGAGACCCATCCCGGGGCGCAGTGGGTCTATGACCAGCTTAAGCCATCCATTCCGGATCTGTCCCTTGGCACAGTGTACCGGAACATAGCCATTTTTAAGGAAGAAGGGCTTGTGGAATCTGTGGGTGTGGTTTCGGGCGAGGAGCGTTTCGATGCGGACACTTCCCCCCACCCCCATGCGGTGTGCAAAAAGTGCGGAAAGGTCACAGACCTCTCCGAAGAAGTACAGGCGGAGTTAATCCGGAATTTTTCGGTAAATATTCCGGGTTTTTCTATTGATAAGCGCAATACCGTGTTTTATGGTATATGCATGGAGTGCAACGAGGAAACTGCGGCCCTAGGCCGTTAG
- a CDS encoding uroporphyrinogen decarboxylase family protein yields MTSRERVLRAFGKMAGKPDRVPIQFDLCKSLIEHFSKQYGIESDYSISYYEDLSYRISANELRTKMGSDCIVVGGEVASDFTSQKIRDNVATNELGMHMMPTSLYVEVVKCPLDGVEDAKDVEAYNLPNPRAPGRFEKAKRDIARFGKDYFVIGDCEISLFEMAWHLTGLENYMMGLAGEEDWVEALNDKVEQFSTGICEELVKAGVDAIWLGEDLGSQVSTLISPSMWRQFFRPRYERLIKKLKAINPGIIIIMHSDGAVAPLLDDFIEMGIGVFNPVQPNVPGSDPAELAQKYGGRINFFGGIDQQGLLPAGNIAAIEKEMRRYAETLGKNGGYLMAPAHIIQADVNPETVEAMLRIAKTLT; encoded by the coding sequence ATGACTTCCAGGGAAAGAGTTTTACGGGCTTTCGGCAAAATGGCCGGCAAGCCCGATCGCGTGCCCATTCAGTTTGACCTGTGCAAGAGCTTAATCGAGCACTTCAGCAAACAGTACGGAATCGAAAGTGATTATTCGATTTCCTATTACGAAGATTTGAGTTACAGGATTTCTGCAAACGAACTCCGTACAAAAATGGGAAGCGATTGCATTGTTGTGGGTGGAGAGGTGGCAAGCGATTTTACATCTCAAAAAATCCGCGACAATGTTGCTACCAATGAACTTGGAATGCACATGATGCCTACCTCTCTCTATGTAGAAGTAGTTAAATGCCCCCTTGACGGCGTGGAGGATGCAAAAGATGTAGAAGCCTACAATCTTCCCAATCCCCGCGCCCCGGGGCGTTTTGAAAAAGCCAAGAGGGACATTGCCCGTTTCGGCAAAGATTATTTTGTCATAGGGGACTGCGAAATCTCCCTCTTCGAAATGGCATGGCACCTCACGGGGCTTGAAAATTACATGATGGGCCTTGCGGGCGAAGAGGACTGGGTCGAAGCCCTGAATGACAAAGTCGAGCAGTTTTCAACAGGCATCTGCGAAGAACTGGTAAAAGCAGGGGTCGATGCCATCTGGCTCGGCGAAGATTTAGGCAGCCAGGTCTCAACCCTCATATCCCCGTCTATGTGGCGCCAATTCTTCCGGCCCCGCTATGAACGGCTCATTAAAAAACTCAAAGCCATTAATCCCGGTATCATCATCATCATGCACAGCGACGGCGCGGTAGCTCCCCTTCTGGACGACTTTATCGAAATGGGCATAGGGGTCTTTAACCCCGTGCAGCCCAATGTCCCCGGTTCCGACCCCGCAGAGCTGGCTCAAAAATACGGAGGCCGCATCAATTTCTTCGGCGGTATAGACCAGCAGGGCCTACTCCCCGCAGGCAACATTGCAGCCATCGAAAAGGAAATGCGCCGCTATGCGGAAACCTTGGGCAAAAACGGCGGTTACCTCATGGCCCCGGCCCACATCATCCAGGCCGATGTAAATCCTGAGACTGTAGAAGCTATGCTGAGGATTGCCAAGACATTGACCTGA
- a CDS encoding sugar ABC transporter ATP-binding protein, with product MQELAMRLESIVKTFPGVIALENMNFELKAGEIHAICGENGAGKSTLMKVVSGVYEPDTGKIFLFGKEVTIKGPLDALSKGVGIIYQETSLFEAMTVLENLFLGREIVKKAGPFSILDYKAMAAQVEEIFKTLGMTLSPDEKIKHLGMAQKQMVEIAKALTFKSRILILDEPTASLTQQEVDSLFNVIRDLRSKGVSIVYISHRLEEIFTLCDRVTVIRDGRYISTREVSKTNKDELVADMVGRSMDNYYPKTNVEIGGELLSVKGLNCKELLHNIDFNVRKGEILGFAGLAGSGRTELAQALCGFTPIESGDIRLEGKNVRLTSYKQAMQNGLVYVSEDRGKYGVILRMSVKDNIVMPQLDKISRLGVINTIEEYAVAEKMRNEVGIKAPNTNFPVNNLSGGNQQKVSVSKALALNPKLLLLDEPTRGVDVNAKAEIHRIISNMAASGLTIMMISSELPELIGMCDRIYVMKDGTIAGSFNRSEFSQEEILHVALATVA from the coding sequence GTGCAAGAATTGGCCATGCGTCTTGAATCAATAGTAAAAACCTTTCCCGGCGTCATTGCCCTGGAGAACATGAACTTCGAGCTTAAAGCAGGGGAGATTCACGCCATCTGTGGCGAGAACGGCGCCGGGAAGTCCACCCTTATGAAGGTAGTTTCGGGGGTCTATGAGCCCGATACGGGAAAGATTTTCCTTTTCGGCAAGGAAGTCACCATTAAAGGCCCTCTGGATGCCCTGTCCAAGGGGGTAGGTATCATTTACCAGGAGACAAGCCTTTTCGAAGCCATGACGGTTCTGGAGAACCTTTTTCTGGGCCGCGAGATTGTCAAAAAAGCTGGCCCTTTTTCCATCCTGGATTACAAAGCCATGGCTGCCCAGGTGGAGGAGATTTTCAAAACCCTGGGCATGACCCTTTCGCCGGACGAAAAAATCAAACACCTCGGCATGGCACAGAAGCAGATGGTAGAAATCGCCAAGGCCCTCACCTTTAAATCAAGAATCCTTATTCTCGATGAGCCTACCGCGAGCCTTACCCAGCAGGAAGTTGACTCCCTTTTCAATGTGATTCGGGATCTTCGCAGCAAAGGCGTGAGCATCGTATACATCAGCCACAGGCTGGAAGAAATTTTTACCCTCTGCGACAGGGTTACAGTTATTCGGGATGGCCGTTATATCTCCACCCGTGAAGTTTCCAAAACCAACAAGGACGAGCTTGTGGCTGACATGGTAGGCCGCAGTATGGATAATTATTATCCAAAAACAAATGTTGAAATCGGTGGGGAGCTTCTTTCGGTTAAGGGCCTTAATTGCAAAGAGCTTCTCCACAATATCGATTTTAATGTGCGCAAGGGCGAGATTCTGGGCTTTGCCGGCCTTGCCGGTTCCGGGAGGACCGAACTTGCCCAGGCACTCTGCGGCTTTACGCCCATAGAATCAGGGGATATCAGGCTTGAAGGAAAAAATGTGCGCCTTACTTCTTATAAACAGGCCATGCAGAACGGCCTTGTCTATGTATCGGAAGATCGGGGTAAGTACGGGGTCATACTCAGGATGAGCGTCAAGGACAATATCGTCATGCCCCAGCTTGATAAAATTTCCCGCCTCGGGGTGATAAACACTATTGAAGAATACGCGGTAGCGGAAAAAATGCGAAACGAAGTGGGCATTAAGGCGCCAAACACCAACTTCCCGGTGAACAACCTTTCCGGTGGGAATCAGCAGAAAGTCTCTGTCAGCAAAGCCCTGGCATTGAACCCCAAACTGCTCCTCCTTGACGAGCCCACCCGGGGGGTGGATGTAAACGCCAAGGCGGAAATACACCGCATCATAAGCAATATGGCGGCCTCGGGCCTTACCATCATGATGATATCAAGCGAGCTGCCCGAGCTTATCGGCATGTGCGACAGGATCTATGTGATGAAAGACGGAACCATTGCGGGCTCGTTTAACCGCAGCGAATTCTCCCAGGAGGAAATATTACACGTTGCCCTTGCAACGGTTGCGTAA
- a CDS encoding ABC transporter permease — MDNEQKSKFKFTFNWILAAILVILFITISAINSVFLSFGYLAGIMLRNIVEIGLLALPGTLIVITGGIDLSMGSTLVLSAMVGGMAAVTFGSAGGIIATLLTGAGCGLFNGFLIAKIKISPMVTTLATMYLFMGLARSLSKGDSVYTYPASQAMGTTYIGGSFPLQIVFYIVLAFIFWFILSKTILGRSLFGIGLNENATYYSGVNTDRVKMITYLLSGLMCAFASIVWLGRFTSIKYDAGTSLGLKVVTVIVLGGTSILGGVGDMKSTILATFIIAVLNSGLTVLNIPITTQTIVHGMILVISLISYSVLNDKAGRAISAPKKLVSRGTAA; from the coding sequence ATGGATAATGAACAAAAAAGCAAATTCAAATTCACTTTTAACTGGATTCTGGCAGCTATACTGGTGATCCTTTTTATCACCATTTCCGCAATTAACAGCGTGTTCCTTTCGTTCGGTTATCTGGCAGGCATTATGCTGAGGAACATAGTCGAAATCGGCCTCCTGGCGCTGCCGGGAACCCTCATTGTCATAACCGGGGGCATAGATCTTTCCATGGGTTCAACCCTGGTATTGAGCGCCATGGTGGGCGGTATGGCGGCAGTAACTTTCGGAAGCGCGGGCGGCATCATTGCGACCCTGTTAACCGGAGCCGGCTGCGGCCTCTTTAATGGTTTTCTTATCGCCAAAATAAAAATATCCCCCATGGTTACAACTTTGGCGACCATGTATCTCTTCATGGGCCTGGCCCGGAGCCTCTCCAAAGGCGACTCGGTGTATACCTATCCTGCAAGCCAGGCTATGGGAACCACCTACATAGGTGGAAGCTTTCCTTTGCAGATAGTTTTCTACATCGTACTGGCATTTATTTTCTGGTTCATCCTCTCAAAAACAATATTGGGACGCAGCCTTTTCGGTATAGGCCTCAATGAAAATGCCACGTATTACAGCGGCGTCAACACGGATCGTGTTAAAATGATCACCTATCTTCTCAGCGGCCTCATGTGCGCCTTTGCAAGCATTGTCTGGCTCGGAAGGTTCACGAGCATCAAATATGACGCAGGTACCAGCCTCGGCTTAAAAGTGGTAACAGTAATAGTGTTAGGTGGAACAAGCATATTGGGCGGCGTCGGGGACATGAAAAGCACCATACTTGCAACTTTTATTATCGCGGTTCTTAACAGCGGCCTTACGGTATTGAATATCCCCATCACAACACAGACCATCGTGCACGGCATGATCCTGGTTATCAGCTTAATCAGCTACAGCGTACTGAATGATAAAGCAGGCCGGGCTATATCGGCCCCGAAGAAATTGGTATCCCGCGGCACTGCCGCTTGA
- a CDS encoding NADH peroxidase produces MKKWVCTVCGYVFTGDQPPEACPQCKAPASKFKEQTATGGFAAEHVVGVAKGVEKDIADDLRAHFNGECSEVGMYLAMSRVAEREGYPEVAEAYKRYAFEEAEHAAKFAELLGEVITDSTKKNLELRVEAEHGACAGKTDIAKRAKEKGYDAIHDTVHEMARDEARHCAGFTGLLKRYF; encoded by the coding sequence ATGAAGAAATGGGTATGTACAGTATGTGGTTATGTTTTTACCGGCGATCAGCCCCCTGAGGCCTGCCCCCAGTGCAAGGCGCCTGCTTCCAAATTCAAGGAGCAGACCGCCACAGGCGGTTTTGCCGCAGAGCATGTAGTCGGCGTAGCGAAAGGCGTTGAGAAAGACATCGCCGACGACCTCAGGGCTCACTTTAACGGCGAATGCTCGGAAGTGGGCATGTACCTTGCCATGAGCAGGGTTGCGGAACGCGAGGGCTATCCCGAAGTAGCGGAAGCCTACAAACGCTATGCCTTCGAAGAGGCCGAACACGCGGCCAAGTTTGCGGAACTCCTGGGCGAAGTCATCACCGACAGCACCAAGAAGAACCTGGAACTCCGGGTGGAAGCCGAACACGGCGCCTGCGCCGGCAAGACCGACATTGCCAAGCGCGCCAAGGAAAAAGGCTATGACGCCATCCACGACACAGTCCACGAAATGGCCCGGGACGAAGCCCGCCACTGCGCCGGCTTCACAGGCCTTCTCAAGAGATATTTCTAA
- a CDS encoding helix-turn-helix domain-containing protein: MSKTSYSLGMKGQGSENKLSFLHYIPSSSEDAKLGMFCVSAGSVETRPNTPYPPNRGNHPAIYRSVAEGRSLPDFNFVYITKGEGTFEAEGKTYHILPGSMILLLPGLKHKYKPAPETGWHEYWVGFNGDFFKRFLDQGLLSKDHFFINLGLKDYIISLYNRILDEVKAQQPLFQIKACACILDIISEILTYERRRDQPNYYQKIVEKAKSLMIANVYGSINLTAIADQIGISTSWLNEVFKTYTSMTPYQYYIHIKIQKAQSLLEQEGVTIQSAALDLGFEDPYHFSHLFKNKTGMSPSAWRKNALRENNIN, encoded by the coding sequence ATGTCTAAAACAAGCTATAGTCTGGGCATGAAAGGCCAGGGCAGCGAAAATAAACTCTCATTTCTCCATTATATCCCTTCCAGCAGCGAGGATGCCAAGCTGGGCATGTTCTGCGTTTCAGCAGGCAGTGTCGAAACCAGGCCCAATACGCCGTACCCGCCCAACAGGGGGAACCATCCGGCCATTTACCGCTCTGTAGCGGAAGGCCGTTCCCTTCCGGATTTCAATTTTGTCTATATCACAAAAGGGGAGGGGACTTTCGAGGCTGAGGGCAAAACCTACCATATCTTGCCCGGCAGCATGATACTCCTCCTTCCGGGCTTGAAGCATAAGTATAAGCCTGCCCCCGAAACGGGCTGGCATGAATATTGGGTTGGATTTAACGGGGATTTTTTCAAGCGCTTTCTGGATCAGGGACTGCTTTCAAAGGATCATTTTTTTATCAATTTAGGATTAAAGGACTACATCATTTCCCTCTATAACCGGATTTTGGACGAGGTAAAAGCCCAGCAGCCCCTTTTTCAGATCAAGGCCTGCGCCTGCATTCTGGATATCATCTCCGAAATCCTAACCTACGAGCGGCGCAGGGATCAGCCCAATTATTACCAGAAAATTGTAGAAAAAGCTAAAAGCCTGATGATTGCCAATGTCTACGGTTCGATTAATTTGACTGCCATTGCGGACCAAATAGGCATCAGCACTTCATGGCTTAACGAGGTGTTCAAAACCTACACGTCCATGACGCCCTATCAATATTATATCCATATCAAAATTCAGAAGGCGCAGAGCCTACTGGAGCAGGAAGGGGTTACGATTCAAAGCGCAGCCCTGGATCTGGGGTTTGAAGATCCCTATCATTTTTCGCATCTTTTTAAAAATAAAACCGGCATGTCCCCCTCAGCATGGCGTAAAAACGCGCTGAGGGAGAACAATATCAATTAG
- a CDS encoding L-rhamnose mutarotase, translating to MERFVWKARLLPGKREEYIRRHDEIWPEMTELLNKAGIHNYTIWRAGDELIGYYEAEKGIAFASSTQAESPLVDKWNEYMKDVMVMEKDPATGTHYALEQVFYHK from the coding sequence ATGGAACGGTTTGTTTGGAAAGCCCGGCTCCTTCCGGGGAAGCGCGAAGAATACATACGCCGCCACGATGAAATATGGCCGGAAATGACCGAACTCCTCAACAAGGCGGGAATTCACAATTATACCATCTGGCGGGCAGGCGACGAACTGATTGGCTACTACGAGGCTGAGAAAGGAATCGCTTTCGCCTCCAGTACCCAGGCAGAAAGCCCCCTGGTGGACAAGTGGAACGAGTACATGAAGGATGTAATGGTAATGGAGAAAGATCCCGCCACGGGCACCCACTACGCACTGGAACAGGTTTTTTATCACAAATAA
- a CDS encoding ABC transporter permease — MNTKKILTAEAYLGLFLLAILLLLAVFTKGFFSINNVMSMLNRFSYVLIAAIGMNLIIITSNIDVSAGALISVVCLVLAALGKLGLGLPVLLPAAIITGGLLSLINAVFITKFRIPAIVATLATAQLFSGILPLVVEGSLYDLPASFTWLAFEAKIFGIFPASVLLMFIIAIAALVFMNYSRLSKKIYAVGNNPEAARLAGIDVNKVVIIAYVIAGCLFGITGTIIATAGQRVTTTMGTGLEMTFIAAVVLGGTSVAGGSGKILGTIFGTAVLSVISPATNYLGISSDWSDAIMGAIIIVAVIVSALRKEVRHG, encoded by the coding sequence ATGAACACAAAGAAGATTTTAACCGCCGAAGCTTACCTTGGGCTTTTCCTCCTGGCAATACTTTTGCTGCTGGCTGTTTTTACCAAGGGCTTCTTTTCCATAAACAATGTGATGAGCATGCTCAACCGTTTCAGCTATGTGCTCATAGCTGCTATCGGCATGAACCTCATCATCATTACGTCCAATATCGATGTGTCCGCAGGCGCCCTGATTTCCGTGGTCTGCCTTGTCCTGGCGGCCCTCGGCAAACTCGGCCTGGGCCTCCCGGTGCTTCTCCCTGCGGCAATTATCACAGGCGGCTTACTCAGCCTGATAAACGCAGTGTTTATCACCAAGTTCAGGATTCCTGCCATTGTGGCGACTTTGGCGACTGCCCAATTGTTTTCGGGTATTTTACCCCTCGTGGTGGAAGGCTCACTTTACGACCTGCCCGCGAGTTTTACCTGGCTTGCATTTGAAGCAAAAATATTCGGGATTTTTCCTGCCAGTGTTTTGCTCATGTTCATCATCGCAATTGCAGCCCTTGTTTTTATGAATTATTCGAGGCTCTCCAAAAAAATATACGCTGTGGGCAACAACCCTGAGGCTGCGCGCCTTGCGGGCATCGACGTAAACAAAGTCGTCATCATTGCCTATGTTATTGCAGGCTGTCTATTCGGCATTACCGGAACCATCATCGCCACTGCGGGCCAGCGGGTAACTACTACCATGGGAACAGGCCTTGAAATGACCTTTATAGCCGCTGTGGTCCTGGGCGGTACCAGCGTAGCGGGGGGCAGCGGAAAAATTCTGGGGACCATTTTCGGTACTGCGGTTCTTTCGGTAATTTCCCCTGCCACTAACTACCTGGGCATAAGCTCAGACTGGTCTGACGCTATTATGGGCGCCATCATTATTGTGGCGGTCATCGTGAGCGCATTGAGAAAGGAAGTCCGCCATGGATAA
- a CDS encoding autoinducer 2 ABC transporter substrate-binding protein, whose product MKKIFGSALILLAVCSSLAFASGSSASSGLKIAMLPKFKGENYFDAVKVGAQEAVDELNKGGAGIQFLYDGPTQDQATNQKQVDILEGWIAQKVSVIIVSPNDPTAIAPTLKRAQSQGIKVLTYDADAQADARDLFVNQVVSAGVAQGLVKSMADKLQAKGYGPSKTANLAIVSSAKTDANQQEWLAEVKKLLASSQYSWMVIRNEDTDVYYPGPDETNNLTQSGTVIGRMGPGADQIQGAIGLTSMSVPALGSQYEAASQKPDPTKVAITGLATPNAIKSYIKSSSNPLDAGVLWNCMDLGYLAIQSGYQMSKGTITGSSASVTAGRLGAKDIANKMVVLGPALVFDAANVDKFNY is encoded by the coding sequence ATGAAGAAGATTTTCGGGTCAGCACTGATACTGCTGGCGGTGTGTTCAAGCCTGGCATTTGCTTCCGGCTCCAGTGCCTCAAGCGGTTTAAAAATTGCCATGCTGCCCAAGTTCAAAGGCGAAAACTATTTTGACGCCGTAAAAGTCGGAGCCCAGGAAGCGGTTGACGAGCTCAACAAGGGCGGAGCCGGAATCCAGTTCCTTTATGACGGCCCCACCCAGGATCAGGCCACCAACCAGAAACAGGTTGACATTCTCGAGGGCTGGATTGCCCAGAAAGTAAGTGTCATCATCGTATCCCCCAATGATCCCACCGCTATTGCGCCCACTCTCAAGAGGGCTCAGTCACAGGGAATCAAAGTGCTCACCTACGATGCGGACGCCCAGGCAGATGCCCGCGACCTCTTTGTAAACCAGGTAGTCTCTGCAGGCGTTGCCCAGGGTCTTGTAAAGAGTATGGCTGACAAACTCCAGGCCAAAGGTTACGGCCCCAGCAAAACCGCCAACCTTGCTATAGTATCTTCTGCCAAGACAGACGCCAACCAGCAGGAATGGCTGGCGGAAGTAAAAAAGCTTCTGGCCTCCAGCCAGTACAGCTGGATGGTCATCAGGAACGAAGACACCGATGTATACTATCCCGGCCCGGATGAGACCAACAACCTGACCCAGAGCGGCACCGTCATCGGGCGCATGGGCCCCGGAGCAGACCAGATTCAGGGCGCCATCGGCCTCACCTCCATGTCGGTCCCGGCCCTCGGCTCACAGTACGAAGCGGCTTCCCAGAAACCCGATCCCACCAAAGTGGCTATCACCGGTCTTGCAACCCCCAATGCCATCAAGAGCTATATCAAGAGTTCAAGCAATCCTCTTGATGCCGGCGTGCTTTGGAATTGCATGGATCTCGGTTACCTGGCCATTCAGAGCGGATATCAGATGTCAAAAGGAACCATTACCGGTTCTTCAGCATCGGTTACCGCAGGCCGCCTGGGCGCAAAAGACATCGCCAATAAAATGGTAGTCCTCGGCCCGGCCCTCGTGTTTGACGCTGCCAACGTAGATAAGTTCAATTACTAA